The following is a genomic window from Colletotrichum lupini chromosome 5, complete sequence.
CTCGACTTGGATTGTGTGGAAAGAGACGGCAGAGGGGGAATGCTGATCGTGGGGATGCTTGGGATGCTTTGCGTCGTAACTTTTGAAGAAGTGGACGAGTCTGTGTCAGTGGTGCGGATGGTCTTGGTAACGGTGCGAGTGATATGAGTGCGGGTAGAGTTCGTCCAGAGGCTCGAGGGGAAGCCAGTGGTAACACTCGTGCCGGCAGTGCCAGTACCATGACTGTAGGAGCTGGGAAGGCTGAGGGTTCTGGGATATCAGTTAATATCAATGGCAACTGCGAAAGAACGTCAACTTACGACGAAGTATTGGTGGCCCAGGTTGGAGAGGAGCTCGGGGTGCCAGCACTAGGCAGCTGGGAGGAGAAAGTGACTCCCGTAGTTGGAGTCCATGATGACACTGCTCCGGTGGCTTCAGAAGAACTGCTAGAGCTAACGGAGGTGGACGAGTTGGTGTGACCGAGGGACGTAGACGCAGTAGGAAGAATGCTGGACGACAAGGACTTAGAGCTCAAGCTTCCTGGGATGCCCGTACTAGAAGGCTCGCAGGTGTGAATGTACGGAGGTGTCACAGTCAGGGTCTCTGTGATAGTCACAGTACTGGCACACTGAGAACCACAAGCAGTGACAGTCACCGTCGCCGGAGGATGCGGAATGAGGTAGTTGTTGGCGTTGGGAGGAATGGCGTTTACCAAAGAGGCACTGCCAAGTCGGGTCAGCAATGGTCAAGAAGAATATGATTGAATCCTCACCTAAGACCTAAAAGGACGAAGTAAAGTGCGACAGGGACCATGACTGGCAGAGGATTCGGGATATCAAACGAGTGTGGCGTTGCAACAGCTGGTGCTTGCGGGTTTGAGATGAGAAGCGAAACTCCGGTACACCATTACGTCTGTCCAGACAGCTTTATATCAAGAAGCCCATCTTATGTACACCAATGCTAAATGACACAGCATATATCTCAGAGCATTCTCGATTGCAACGCCGACGGGAGGGCCGGCAGACATCCTCGTCACGGAAGCCGTTACCCCGGCCTAGAACGTCCTTCGGCGAGGCTTTTCATGCAGGGCGCCGCTGAGAGCCAACAACACAGCGATCGATTCAAGTATCTCCCTATTGAAATTCCGAGCTAAACAGAAGTTAGAGGCTTGCCCTCGTGGTTGTTTGAAGCGAGATCGCACAAGCCGCAACGTTCGAGATGCGTCGTTGCCACATGGGTCAAGGGGATGGGTACCTGATCTCATCTGAGCCAGAGCGTCAGGATTGTTTGACAAAACCATTCGAACTTCACGAGTGATAATTTGAGCCGAAAACAGATGGGATTTCTGGCAAGGAAAGCCATATAATTTAGCAATCTCAAGTAACGGCTACAACGTGTGATGCTACATAGCTTGGATGCGCTCCAGAGCTGGCACTTCAGGATGCAGTGTTCGTTTGCGGGTAGAATTTGGAAGACAAGATTAATGCCCCTGCCTTTTAGATTCGACGGGAAATCCTGGTAGGCAAACAAGAGCGGCGAGAAAACAGAGTCGTGTGAATGAGCACGGCTGCAGATGCCCTCGTTGCGGCTGCAGGTGTCCGTCCCACACAATCTCTGGCAGACAACCCACATAGTCAAATAACCTCATACGAGCAAAATAGGTAAGAAGTGCAAGTTCGCGTTACCCTGGCCTTAAGATTGGAGCATCGGAATACGATTTTGTGATCTGCGTGTTCTGGAGGGCACATGTACGAGAATCTGACATCCTCTTCGCCCCGAATTGTAGAATGTTTGAAGCTTCGAGCTTTTCCAATAACCTGGAATCACTATTCTCGAAGGATGCTCCAGCACGACAGATCCCGTATTTTTCATCAAGCATGAGATACTACGGTAGTGAGGGACTTTTTGGCTTTCACATTGGCTTCCAACAAGATGGTGTAACACCGACGCCAGTGCACGCATCGCGTGTGTGCATGCCTGCATTGACGTAGCTGCGGGTTTCCGACCATTCAGGGGTGGGACCAAACAGACAACATCTGTTCCCTTCATAACAAGAGGAAGTTTAGAGCTTGTGTCCTTGGTTGCAGGACCAGAGAATGCACCTACACATAAATTCCATTTAGGGACTGGATTCACAGAAACAGTTCATTCTACTTGTAAGGTATACCGGGGAGGTGCATCCTGCAGATGAGCAACACGTACAATCAGATCCCGTAAACTTGACATTCTTGTCACATGTTGATTGCGGGAGTATGTGCGATTTCTGCGGCGGGAAGGATGAAGGAAGCACTTTTGTCTGGAAGTTTCTGTTGCAACAGAAAAGTCGGAAGTTTCCTAATCGGCCGAAGGCAGGAGTCATCTTCGTCACTTTGGAAGGATCAGCAGAGCTTCACGTCTTGTTTGCACTTCATCTCGGGATGTGTGGGCCGTCTCACACCCGTTGATGTTTGTCCTTGTTGGTACTCGGAGATTTGGGCGAGCGGCTGTACTGGACTTGGGGGATAGTCCCTCTACAACACACCTTGATCTGCACGGGATGTTTTGTTTGACCAGACCTTGCCCCGACCTGTCCAGGCGATGGTATCACCTCGATGCGTGGCACGCGTGGCCAAAGGCGTTCGAAGTTACGGTTGTGCGCCACATCACCGAGGACGGGGGCCATGAATCATTGATCCTCGTACAATGCGACTAAATTGGCACTCTGTGTAGAGTAAAGTAATGTTCACATACAGAGCAAAAACACGTATCTGAGACTGTCTTAAGCTCTGCGAAAGGAATCATTGCCAAGCTCTTCCACAATTGCAGGTTACACGGCCGGGTAAGGAGTCGTAAGGTGGCCACAATCGCGGCACCTATGTGTGCGATTCAATTCTCCTCGGCACGCCCAGCCGCTTGATTTGGTTGTGGCAGGTCCCGCTGGAATAGATGAATGATCAAGTGCGTGATGCAACTGTCTCGCACTGCACCCTGGGAGAGTACCCTCGCCTCTTCGTCTTGCGAGCAAACAACTTTGGGATGGAGATGTGCAGTCTATTCATAGTCCCGCACCTCAAATTTCTGGATACTCTCTGGATAATCTCCATCCCAACATACTGTTCTCAGAGGACCGCCTTCAATGCCTTGAATGCATCATCTCGACTGCCCGAGAACCTGAGCTCTGAGGTCTTCCAGTTAATGACGTTCCAGATATTCTCCACGTATGCCGCCTTTCCATTAAGATACTATCACTCTCCTTGATTAGTCTACTAGAGTCTCAAGCACATGTTCTCATCGGTGGGGACGAACCTGTAGGTAGTACGCGTGCTCCCACATGTCGACACCAAAGATGGGCACACCCTTGGTGACGGGGTCCTGGTCCTTGGTGGTAACGATGCTGAGGCCTGTGACATCGTCCTTGACCAGCCAACCCCAGCCGCTGCCGGTGATACCAAGCAGAGCGGCATTAAAGGCCGCTTTGAATTGATCAAGGCTACCCCAGATACGAGTAACCTCGGCGATCAGCTTCGGTGCCGCATCAGGCGAAGCATCCGGGCTTGAAGCTGGGGAGAGGTTCTCCCAGAAGAGAGAGTGGTTGATGTGGCCACCGCCGTGAAAGTTGAGGGCTGCGAGGACCGTGAATCGACTTTGGAGAGGGTTCGCGTTGTAGGTCTCTATGGCTTTATTCAAGTTCGTGACGTATGTTTGGTGACTGTTTAACTCAATGATTAGTACCTTGGTGACGCATACTCCGTTTCTCCCCGGCACGATGCGGCTTACTGTTTGCTGTGATGTAGCTCCATGATTTGAGGTGAGATGTGAGGCTCGAGAGCCTGCGGATGAGATTAGCATATAGCGGCTCTATCGAGCAGTGATGGGAAACTAACATCGTAAGCGTAGGGAAGCTTAGGTAGCGTGTACTGCGCGCTGGTCATTGTCAAATATTGATGCCGGGTATGGTCTGGTTAGCTAGGCTGTGCAGCGAATATCGTGAGGTCTTGGAGCTCTGTGTAGATGAAGTTGAGTCAATAGGAAAGGGTATCGAGGGGTAGGGACTTAGAATCCAGAGTCACTCCCGCCGGCAAAGACATACAACCGGTCCAAATGAGGGGTAGAAGTGAGCACATTTCATCATCTAGGCAACAAGACTCGCCTTTTCCATGTCCGTTGAGGCCGAGGATGTGACAAACACCTTGATGGCTGCCCTTCCTCCGTCTCATTGACCGGCTCCATTCCGACATTGCATGGGTCATGGTGCTAACGCCCACCGACGATTCGGGCATCTCCACCAGCCCATATGCCTCGAGATTCAGTCCTCGTCAAGATACATCTTCGAGAGGACTGTTTTCAACTTCGATGTGTTTTTAGTAAAGTCAACAGTATGTAAGTCGCGGCGATATGTGTATGTACCTAGCGCAGACCGGCTTAAATATGATCAATATTGCTCTAACTTGCTCACCAGGAAACCCGTGCAGGGCCCTCCAGTCCCAAAATTGGGGTCAGATGTGCTATGATTGGCCAACATATTGTTAGTGACGCCCCGGTCCGCGACCCGTTCACTCTCGTTTTGGGATGACAGGGATAGAGAGACAGATTGAGCACCTTGAGGGAGTTATTAGGATCAATCGAGACGTTTAAAGCATCGCGAAGACTCTACCTTTCGAGTTGCTGGTTTGTACAGTTGTTCCAATTCTCACAAGTCGGCCTTCCAACAGCATCCACCGACTTGCTAGCCATACTCACAACTCATTCACATCTCACCATGTGCGGCCCAGATACCTGCACCAAGCCCCGAGGCGGCGCTTTGGCTGTTCTCAACCAACCTTGCAGCCAGCACAGCCCGACAACACCGAAACAGCGCCTTCGCGGAGATCTCGCTTTTCATACGCCTGGTCAACCGGGATGCTCTTTGGCGACCCATGCACGAATCACAGGCGGCGAAGGTTGCGATTTACAGTCGTTGTCCGAGATGATTGTCGTGATACAGTAAGTAATGCTGACCTGAACGTCGCGAGGTGGGGTTGAGTAGCATCAGGCATTAACAAAGCTCTTCTTAACAGTCAGTCCGGTGACCTCACTCGTAAACTTGAAGATTGCGGCTTGTTCGAATGCTTCGCCTTCTCCGGTGCCTCGATCCTCGAGAACGGTTCTATACTGGAGTTGGCGTTGAAAAGGCCAGTCTCGCTGGAAGTCGGCGATGATGGCATCATTGGCCGTAGAGTTTCTGTCTTTCCAGGAACAGGAATGGATCATGCATGCGCCGAGGGCATCGTTGGCTTCAATTTTGTCCACGCATTGTGAAAGCAGTAGATCGCATCTGACTTGAGGAACCTATTTTAGCATGGCATTTGGCGTTTGAGCGAGATTGGCGTTCAGTATTCATTTATGATTTTAGTTCGTGGACTACCTTGGACTTGTAATCCCGAGCATGATTTTTATGTCCGTTAGCAAAATGAGTGCATCTCTATATTTGAATCACAAAGTCCATGCACTCTGTGTCTCCGGATACTCGAATCTAGACACATCGATTCACGAGACATACGACACACCCATCTGTGTTTCCAATTTACTCGCGATTCTCTTCATTCAATGGCCTTACCTCACATTACCGAAACATCCTCGCGCGTGTACACGCGACTGCATTTGACCACCATGGGAATCATCGCCCTTTAAGAGTAGAAAAGCCCTCCTGCAAGTCTCCAGGGCCGTTTGGGCTTTTAAGTACCAAGACACCTTCGTAGGGACCGTTTAAGCTAACTATTGTCCTACCCATCTGCTCTTCAACTTGATCTTTTGCTTCATAATGATGATTGATAATCCTTACAATACTTGACTCACATAGGGCCAAGAACGCCGAAGCTCTATCTTCAAGATGCATTAGTATGTGGAGGAACATGACCTTGCAATCGAGAGCGGTGGCAAACGGCTGATGGGATAGGCATCTTGCTACATCTTCGACCATTGTCGGTGACAGGAATATCCGAGAAACCATGACATACAGTGGTAGCTTCTTAAGTAAGCACTGGACCTTTCAGTACGATGGGTACCTTACATGAGTGAGGACCTTGAATACGACTTCGCACTGCACATGTTGAAATAAACTGGAAAAGATTGAGTACTCCAGATCTTCTGGCAGCAGTACTCTCAAGGTtagaattatataagctatcaGCAGTGACGATGATCTACGCCGTGTTGTCGACGGCCTCAGAAACGGCGCCGACTACCTTACGGAGTCAATACTCAACATCCAATTGGGTTGATTTTACAGACATAATGCATCATCCGTTGTGAAAATTAATCAATAAGAGAGGATATTTGAAGAAAAGAAATGCCCTGGCAAGTGGTACCTGGACGTATTGGTGAGACATCGTGACATCATGCGACAAAGCTACATCATATTCCAGGTTGCCCAATATCCAAAGACGCGTTGATGTTATTGGAATGACTACCTAATAAAAACACATTGCAAGAGACGCCAGAAGGCCTTGCCACGTTCCGTATGCTAACTTCTAGCTGTCAAAGCGAATACGATGTGAGGTGACGATCAATACGAGGTACGAAATCGTGATACAAAATCCCCTCATACCTCGTCTAGCAAAATTATTCGGCAAACCCCCAGAAAAATTCGCCTTTGCTACAAACGTTCTCGATGAGACTTTTTGAAGCACGAGACGCTTCTGCAAGGTCGATGACAGCGTCTGGTCTAGTGTCTCCACTTTAAACCGAAGAATGCAAATGGAAAACCAGATGGTGATAAGCGAAAACCATTTTCCTTGATGACTCTGCCAAGCCAGTTCGGCACTGCTGAGCTAATGTGAGACCCGATGTCTCTAGTTGGGTGAAGTCAAAAGCCGAAGGTATTCAGCCTTTTACATAGAGAAGGGGCTTGCGGAGTAGTCCCGACCCTAAGGTTAGTCTCGGCTATTCTTGGTTCTCGGGGAGCAACGTAGCATAGCTTGACTCGTGGGGGAGGGAGGCAAAATCAATGGTTGGGCAGAGCTTCACGGTTAGCATTTTCTTTCCTTCGGTTCAACGACCCGGGCCAAGAGGCTGGCGGACAGCGGAGCTGGATTGATCGGCCGTTCGGCAGCAACCGACTAACCCGGCCTTGGTCAAAGACAAGAGGGTCCCTAGTGGGCTGATTGGCACGCTTCCTCGCCGCGTCCCAAGCTGGAAAGCCAGGGTCTATTTTCAG
Proteins encoded in this region:
- a CDS encoding iron/manganese superoxide dismutase, which codes for MASKSVDAVGRPTCAQSVSLSLSSQNESERVADRGVTNNMLANHSTSDPNFGTGGPCTGFLAYGLVEMPESSVGVSTMTHAMSEWSRSMRRRKGSHQGVCHILGLNGHGKGESCCLDDEIAQYTLPKLPYAYDALEPHISPQIMELHHSKHHQTYVTNLNKAIETYNANPLQSRFTVLAALNFHGGGHINHSLFWENLSPASSPDASPDAAPKLIAEVTRIWGSLDQFKAAFNAALLGITGSGWGWLVKDDVTGLSIVTTKDQDPVTKGVPIFGVDMWEHAYYLQYLNGKAAYVENIWNVINWKTSELRRSSENIVCSQDEEARVLSQGAVRDSCITHLIIHLFQRDLPQPNQAAGRAEEN